A genomic region of Vitreoscilla filiformis contains the following coding sequences:
- a CDS encoding AEC family transporter — protein sequence MTHLLLLLPDFLLIVLGYWLCRHTPLDRPIWDGVERLVYHLLFPCLLFVAIVRQPLALGETLTFAGCGLAVVVCGIALAHALRFWPHLDAHLHASGAQTAFRFNSYVGLALAERIGGVQAVASIALLIALCVPLCNVAAVWPLARRSGQHLGRELVRNPLIVGTVTGLLVNLSGLSVPEVLITTLSRVGGASLPMGLMAVGAGLRMGALKEAPGMAAALLGIRHAVLPLFAIVLVDAVGLPPGQQAVVVAFAALPTASSAYVLATRMGGHGAFVAGLVSVSTLLGMFSAPLALALLQQLQTA from the coding sequence ATGACCCACCTGTTGCTGCTCCTGCCCGATTTTTTGCTCATCGTGTTGGGCTATTGGCTGTGTCGCCACACCCCGCTGGATCGACCGATCTGGGATGGCGTGGAGCGCCTGGTGTACCACCTGCTGTTTCCGTGTTTGCTGTTCGTGGCCATCGTGCGCCAGCCCTTGGCCTTGGGCGAGACCCTGACATTTGCCGGGTGCGGTTTGGCCGTGGTGGTGTGTGGCATCGCTTTGGCGCATGCGCTGCGCTTTTGGCCTCATTTGGATGCACATCTGCACGCTTCTGGTGCGCAGACGGCCTTTCGCTTCAATTCTTACGTCGGGTTGGCGCTGGCCGAGCGCATCGGCGGGGTGCAAGCCGTGGCGTCGATCGCTTTGTTGATCGCCCTGTGTGTGCCGCTGTGCAACGTGGCCGCCGTTTGGCCCTTGGCACGGCGCTCGGGGCAGCATCTGGGGCGGGAGTTGGTGCGCAACCCGCTGATCGTGGGCACCGTCACCGGGCTGCTCGTCAACCTCAGTGGGTTGAGTGTGCCGGAGGTGCTGATCACCACGTTGTCGCGGGTGGGTGGCGCGTCCTTGCCCATGGGGCTGATGGCCGTCGGGGCCGGGTTGCGCATGGGCGCGCTCAAAGAAGCCCCCGGCATGGCCGCCGCCTTGTTGGGCATTCGCCATGCCGTGCTGCCGCTGTTCGCCATCGTGCTGGTGGACGCCGTGGGTCTGCCACCCGGGCAGCAAGCGGTGGTGGTGGCGTTTGCCGCCCTGCCCACCGCTTCCAGCGCCTACGTGCTGGCCACGCGCATGGGCGGGCACGGCGCGTTCGTGGCCGGATTGGTGAGTGTGTCCACGCTGCTGGGCATGTTCAGCGCCCCGCTGGCCTTGGCCTTGTTGCAGCAGCTTCAGACGGCTTGA